The genomic interval TATAGCTCAATTATGTACAGTTTccttttaaactgaaataaatatgtatatttcatgtaaaattgtttttgaaaagaATACAAGATTGTCTGTGATTGGCCAGAGTGGGTATGAGGTTAAACAGCTGCAATTTTCATATTTGGCGCTGCTGGTTCTAGAGCAGCATCTATACTGTATGGGGAATGTAAACTGCATTTCAAAGTAAAGAGCAGCAACATGTAtgtacataacatatatatatatatatatatattgtatttatattttatacatttttatttacacatatatatatatatatattatgcatattctttataaaaatagagaacagtgaaaaacaaaatatatattgtaatgttttttgttcattaaaaagaaaagtacattgACACTGGAAGACTGTAACATCTCCTCACCTACTGGTACATACTGCATACAATACCAGCCTGGAGCTACTTGTTCTCAAAGATTCAAATTCTACCTTATATCTCCTATGTCATTAACCTAATAATGTGACATACAGCATTCCAATGCAGTATTGATTGTGAACATATGGTCCCAGGAAAGGCAGGAAAAggcaattaaaataaattgtctgTGAAATAGGAATGGCGTTCATCTGAGGTCTCAAGGATTATGTCATCAGAACTTTCATGTCATTTTTAGTGTCTTTACCCAGCATGCCAAGtacataaagtacaaaatgtgcTATTCAGCCTACATTAGGGGGGCAGAGACTATGTACCAATATATAGTTTTTACCAGATACTTTCCTTTAAAGGTTATGTGCAGAAAGGTATTGGCAAACTTCAGAATATTCCCAatcactcacctacacctatctATTCTATCCTGTTACACTCCCTCTTTAGCTGAAATATTGGTTTCCAAGACATTTGGAGATGTTAAATCTATCTAGTGGGTAAAAGGACACCAATACAAAAACTGATAGGGACCCTATTCCTGTCCACCCGATCCAAAACTAAgtccaaatagaaaaaaaaaaatatactcatacttTAGGGAATGAGAATCAtcatgttgtgttttatttatttgttgtacaCTTTGTTCTTTCCATAGCACCGATTTACatcctttctgcaacaaaagcAGTTTCTTTCTGaaaggaaattcaaattcttttaACAAAAGATCAGCGCAGATGGATTACCAGATGAGCAGCGACCTGAGCTTTGAGCACGATGACTTTGActactatttttgttttgatgtgcaGAATGTCATGTGTTTCCCAAAACCGGATGAGTTTAACCCATGCGAAGACATCATGGGCTATGACTTCCTACGAATCTTGATGTGGTGTATCAGCATTTTGGCCATAGGTGGGAATGCAATAGTGctcataatattaataaccagCAAGTCCAAGTTCAATGTTCCCAAGTTTTTAATGTGCAATTTGGCTTTTGCAGACTTTTGCATGGGCATCTACCTTCTGTTGATTGCGTCCGTTGACATCAAAACTAAAAGCCAATATTATAACTATGCCATTGAGTGGCAGACAGGGGCTGGTTGTCATGCAGCAGGGTTTTTTACTGTCTTTGCCAGTGAACTCTCAGTCTACACGCTGACTGCTATTACCCTGGAGAGGTGGCATACTATTACCTATGCGATGCAGCTCCAACGTAAAGTCAGGTTACGGCATGCTTTCATCATCATGATTTCCGGTTGGACCTTTGCATTTGTGGTGGCTCTTTTGCCCATTATTGGTATAAGCAGCTACATGAAAGTTAGTATTTGTTTACCAATGGACATTGAATCTCTACCTTCACAGGCCTATATAATATTTCTCCTAGTGTTAAATGTTTTGGCATTCATAGCTATCTGTATTTgctatgcacatatatatatcactgtaCGTAATCCTGATATTGTCTCCTCCCACAGCGATACCAAAACAGCCGTACGGATGGCAGTTCTAATTTTCACCAATTTTCTGTGTACTGCACCCATTTCATTCTTTGCCATCTCTGCATCCCTGAAGGTTCCCTTAATAACAGTGTCCAATTCCAAGATCCTATTAGTCCTGTTTTATCCAATTAACTCATGTGCCAATCCATTTCTATACGCCTTTTTCACTAAGGCTTTTCGAAAAGACTTTTACATTTTGATGAGCAAACTTGGCTGCTGCAAGTCACAAGCACTGAGCATGAGGACAGAAACCTCTTCGTCAATTCTCAGTTCGCGGAATGGTCACTACACTCCCGGACAAAAAAACAGTTCTGCCTCAGTGTACACATTAGTCACACTAAACCACCAAAACTGAAAgagaaaaagtattattttttaatacatttaaggAAATGGACAAAAGGGTATGGCAACCAGAGATCAGCAATCAAAATTTGGTTGGAAGCTATTTAGCATTGTCCATCCTTGTTCAAGAATACCTTAAATTTTAGTATAAGGTCATTAAAAATTTCCACCTTGACACACAGCAGAATACTTGCTTTGGACTCTTTGTTCATGgatcctttctgcaaaaaaagtctCAACCATGAAATGCAGCCATTGTTCCTATGTACTAGAGACTCCTTTTTATGATGTTCAGTAGCAGAGTATGAACTCTGAACACTATGCCATGCCACGAGTACAGACCAGCCAATGGAATCCTGCTGGAATGATGCAGGTGCATAGGCTGTGGATTTTAGGGCATGACCACTCAATGGAAATCCTAGAAGCCGAGCTGAAGGTGAGTATTTAGTGCTGTGGGTTGGAATAAGGTGATAATTCTAAGaacaagttgttttttaaaaaatgcattatatattttttacaacatttaaattaCTTGGTGTGGGTTGGGATTAAATtgaactattctttttttttttttacttctgattgTTCTAgccattttataatatataattttactaaTGCTCTAGTGGTTTTgtaattgttaaataaacagaAGATATTAACCAAAATTAATGGTATCCTTAACCAAAAGTGGAAATATAGTGAGGGCAGCCTTGATGTGAAATTTAGCTGACATCATATATCACTCCCTGtccccagctgtcaaatgtacagatgttggttctttaggaaccggTGCTGCAGTGCGAGTGACCAAGTGGCTGGAAAAGTGCCAGCTCCTGGGATTGCGCTAACCTGTTCCAAACctgcctttattttatataatctgGTGGGAGTTCCTCTATTATTATTCAGAGTCCTCAGACAACAAGGTATGTGTCCGTGGAAGCATGGGCAGTGGAATATTGTTCTGTACAACTCGATTGGAATAGTATGTATACTTTTTCACACGGGCTGACCCCATCATCCACCAAAGCATATTAATAGTGTTATAAGCTAATCTTCTTCTTttaatgggcccgatttaatcaagctctccaagactggagaggatacatgttcattagtaaagctgggtgatccaaaaaatcaggaatggatctggtccaggattgaaaatatttgttaccaaatagcaaatgactaagaaatccattccaggtttggtgtatCACAGGtctactgatgaaaatgtatcctctccagccttgaagagccttaataaattaagccccatgtatttattttatttttttttttttacccaaatcaGATTTCCATTCAGTAATTTATTTCCTCCAGTTCCATATTGTTCatagtttttttaatcttttctgtAGAAATTTCAGTTTTCACCTTACTCTTTAGGAATTTTTATTTGTTGCTGCTATGTTTTGTCTTGATACTAGTAGTGTTGTAGTTTAGGTTTGA from Pyxicephalus adspersus chromosome 4, UCB_Pads_2.0, whole genome shotgun sequence carries:
- the FSHR gene encoding follicle-stimulating hormone receptor isoform X1, whose product is MGKSAQYRAMRIFIYFYTFVFLHPSSACHYHGSIFICQGRDVEQISQEIQKNATEIRIVYTKIMVLTDGAFSGFEELTNIEISENYDLKSIEANVFSNNPQLQEIRIEKANSLEHIDQNAFWNLPMLKYLFIYNTGIHIIPAVSRIQSLEIVFLDIQDNINIKKISKNSFSGMSNECVRLWLVQNDIEEIENHAFNGTNLHELVLSGNQKLKTLPDLVFHGASGPEVLDISKTHISSLPSHGLERIKKLIANHAYNMKKLPPLEKLSDLIEANLTYPSHCCAFENWKKQKSTDLHPFCNKSSFFLKGNSNSFNKRSAQMDYQMSSDLSFEHDDFDYYFCFDVQNVMCFPKPDEFNPCEDIMGYDFLRILMWCISILAIGGNAIVLIILITSKSKFNVPKFLMCNLAFADFCMGIYLLLIASVDIKTKSQYYNYAIEWQTGAGCHAAGFFTVFASELSVYTLTAITLERWHTITYAMQLQRKVRLRHAFIIMISGWTFAFVVALLPIIGISSYMKVSICLPMDIESLPSQAYIIFLLVLNVLAFIAICICYAHIYITVRNPDIVSSHSDTKTAVRMAVLIFTNFLCTAPISFFAISASLKVPLITVSNSKILLVLFYPINSCANPFLYAFFTKAFRKDFYILMSKLGCCKSQALSMRTETSSSILSSRNGHYTPGQKNSSASVYTLVTLNHQN
- the FSHR gene encoding follicle-stimulating hormone receptor isoform X2 is translated as MGKSAQYRAMRIFIYFYTFVFLHPSSACHYHGSIFICQGRDVEQISQEIQKNATEIRIVYTKIMVLTDGAFSGFEELTNIEISENYDLKSIEANVFSNNPQLQEMIEKANSLEHIDQNAFWNLPMLKYLFIYNTGIHIIPAVSRIQSLEIVFLDIQDNINIKKISKNSFSGMSNECVRLWLVQNDIEEIENHAFNGTNLHELVLSGNQKLKTLPDLVFHGASGPEVLDISKTHISSLPSHGLERIKKLIANHAYNMKKLPPLEKLSDLIEANLTYPSHCCAFENWKKQKSTDLHPFCNKSSFFLKGNSNSFNKRSAQMDYQMSSDLSFEHDDFDYYFCFDVQNVMCFPKPDEFNPCEDIMGYDFLRILMWCISILAIGGNAIVLIILITSKSKFNVPKFLMCNLAFADFCMGIYLLLIASVDIKTKSQYYNYAIEWQTGAGCHAAGFFTVFASELSVYTLTAITLERWHTITYAMQLQRKVRLRHAFIIMISGWTFAFVVALLPIIGISSYMKVSICLPMDIESLPSQAYIIFLLVLNVLAFIAICICYAHIYITVRNPDIVSSHSDTKTAVRMAVLIFTNFLCTAPISFFAISASLKVPLITVSNSKILLVLFYPINSCANPFLYAFFTKAFRKDFYILMSKLGCCKSQALSMRTETSSSILSSRNGHYTPGQKNSSASVYTLVTLNHQN